A genomic window from Apus apus isolate bApuApu2 chromosome 26, bApuApu2.pri.cur, whole genome shotgun sequence includes:
- the TACC1 gene encoding transforming acidic coiled-coil-containing protein 1 isoform X3 has product MGGTQSQKSREPVTSQRRSDSEGNFETPEAETPTRSPLKELCEPPPGPPEPEARSQEPSGHADLLVGGSCQDSSPGKHPKDEAQPESGAPRANSDTEGESNPEDSSLRQPRAVLGSGAGTGCAPGPHAGRAAQEQVMSKEDPVDTGMGLADLRADVLVQECSPSQGQLGKGKPPLLGNKAEESTEEPPVPQASYRFDPEQYDESINPFVAGGCRLQSSPLPSPRRLPHPGSGPRELGGDPAPEPKGQVPKPEVDRVEGGESPEARRAASRKGSRIPASKVTPKRHRESPKKQAEDGERGPTDPPPPRGSPRLGPALWDSPELSPLGANSALQNSPTLPKGSYQFDPNNFDSMDPFKPTKTLGSSATGSCPTADNSLNEILESQTLEVQDDLVKGKDSPKKPKSRLITTTEQVKFLCFLLSGCKVKPYETQPLGLDVCAQDEGVLISEIPDIASCDGRATDEEKLASTTSVQKPAGLEKRSEPEDELEYFECSNVPVPAAKSSTEAGFEKEICKQVEKDEPGIFPGNPGLCSTDKSPVAITGVSRSESPLDSICLSESEKTAVLTLIREEIITKEIEANEWKKKYEESRQEVLEMRKIVAEYEKTIAQMIEDEQRTNMTSQKNLQQLTMEKDQALADLNSVERSLSDLFRRYENLKGVLEGFKKNEEALKKCAQDYLTRVKQEEQRYQALKVHAEEKLDKANEEIAQVRTKAKAESAALHAGLRKEQMKVESLERALQQKNQEIEELTKICDELIAKLGKAD; this is encoded by the exons aGCCAAGTGGCCATGCTGACCTGCTGGTAGGGGGAAGCTGCCAGGACAGCTCACCTGGGAAGCACCCCAAAGATGAAGCTCAACCGGAGAGCGGAGCCCCCAGAGCCAACTCTGATACTGAAGGGGAATCCAACCCTGAAGACTCATCCCTGAGGCAGCcccgggctgtgctggggagcgGGGCTGGCACTGGCTGTGCCCCAGGGCCCcatgcaggcagagcagcccaggagcaggtCATGTCAAAAGAGGACCCAGTGGACACAGGCATGGGGCTAGCAGATCTGAGGGCTGATGTCCTGGTCCAGGAGTGCTCACCCAGCCAGGGCCAGCTCGGGAAAGGGAAACCACCTCTGCTGGggaacaaagcagaagagagcaCAGAGGAGCCCCCGGTGCCCCAGGCATCCTACAGGTTCGATCCTGAGCAGTACGACGAGAGCATCAACCCCTTTGTGGCAGGAGGCTGCCGGCTGCAGAGCTCCCCCCTGCCATCCCCGCGCCGCCTCCCGCATCCCGGCAGCggccccagggagctggggggggacCCGGCCCCCGAACCCAAAGGGCAGGTCCCAAAACCTGAGGTTGATCGtgtggagggaggggagagcccGGAGGCCAGAAGAGCAGCATCCAGGAAGGGCAGCAGGATCCCAGCCAGCAAGGTGACACCGAAGAGACACCGAGAGTCCCCCAAGAAACAGGCTGAGGATGGGGAGAGGGGTCCCACGGATCCACCACCTCCCCGGGGCTCCCCCCGGCTGGGCCCTGCACTCTGGGACAGCCCCGAGCTCAGCCCCTTGGGTGCCAACTCAGCGCTGCAGAACTCGCCGACTCTCCCCAAGGGCTCTTACCAGTTCGACCCCAATAACTTTGACTCCATGGATCCCTTTAAGCCCACCAAGACCCTCGGCAGCTCCGCCACTGGCTCCTGCCCCACTGCTGACAACAGCCTCAATGAAATCCTCGAGTCTCAGACGCTGGAGGTGCAGGACGACCTCGTGAAAGGCAAAGACTCCCCGAAGAAGCCCAAGTCCCGCCTGATAAC GACTACTGAACAAGTgaaatttctctgttttctgtt GAGCGGCTGCAAGGTGAAGCCCTACGAGACGCAGCCCCTGGGCCTGGATGTTTGTGCTCAG GATGAGGGAGTGTTGATCTCAGAAATCCCAGATATTGCAAGTTGTGATGGACGTGCCACTGATGAGGAGAAGctggcctccaccacctctgtgCAGAAACCAGCCGGGCTAGAGAAGAGGAGTGAGCCAGAAGATGAGCTGGAGTACTTTGAATGCTCCAATgttcctgtgccagcagcaaagagcagcacagaggcag GCTTTGAGAAGGAGATCTGCAAGCAGGTGGAAAAAGATGAGCCTGGCATCTTCCCT GGAAATCCTGGGCTGTGCTCCACGGACAAGTCCCCTGTGGCCATCACTGGTGTGAGCAGGAGTGAGAGTCCCCTGGACAGCATCTGCCTCAGTGAATCCGAGAAGACGGCCGTGCTCACGCTCATCAGAGAGGAG ATAATCACAAAGGAGATTGAAGCAAACGAATGGAAGAAGAAATACGAAGAGAGCCGCCAGGAAGTGTTAGAGATGAG GAAAATCGTGGCTGAGTATGAGAAGACCATTGCCCAGATGATAG AGGATGAGCAGAGGACAAACATGACATCTCAGAAGAATCTGCAGCAGCTCACAATGGAAAAGGACCAGGCTCTGGCAGACCTCAATTCAGTGGAGAGGTCCCTGTCGGATCTCTTCAGGAGATATGAAAACCTGAAGGGTGTCCTAGAAGGCTTTAAGAAG aaCGAGGAAGCTCTGAAGAAGTGTGCTCAGGATTATTTAACCCGGGTCAAGCAGGAAGAGCAGCGCTATCAGGCCCTGAAGGTCCATGCAGAGGAAAAACTAGACAA AGCCAACGAGGAGATCGCCCAGGTGCGCACGAAGGCGAAGGCGGAGAGCGCGGCGCTGCACGCGGGGCTGCGCAAGGAGCAGATGAAGGTGGAGTCCCTGGAGAGAGCCCTGCAGCAGAAG aaCCAGGAGATTGAGGAGCTAACCAAGATCTGCGACGAGCTGATAGCGAAGCTGGGAAAGGCAGACTGA
- the PLEKHA2 gene encoding pleckstrin homology domain-containing family A member 2 — protein MPYLDRQNRICGFLDIEENETCGKFLRRYFILDTQANCLLWYMDNPQNLALGAGAVGSLQLTYISKVSIATPKQKPKTPFCFVINALSQRYFLQASDQKDLQDWVEALNRASKITVPKGGSVPPAAEITKPPVVPQAQERKPQVAYKTEIIGGVVVHTPISINQNGGSGGEGSDVAAHPLLRRSQSYIPSSGAKPPAGPPVLKSGFCVKQGNVRKSWKRRYFVLDEFSISYYKCEQDKEPLRSILLKDVCKTHECLVKSGDLLMRDNLFEIITSSRTFYIQADSPEDMYSWIQTISGAVQALKTRPREMSFMRSSSMARPGGSPAPSQQRQVMEERRALCKAPSSSSWQPWTPVPRAEGKQPVSEELPRALRDSLFLPAFPERDAGAAPGKRLRHKSEPQHLKEKPFPFDLDDESIRTSDV, from the exons ATGCCGTACCTGGACCGACAGAACCGTATCTGCGGGTTCCTGGACATTGAAGAAAATGAGACCTGTGGCAAGTTTCTGCGGAGGTATTTCATCCTGGACACCCAGGCCAACTGCCTCCTGTGGTACATGGACAACCCTCAG AACCTGGCCCTCGGCGCGGGTGCTGTTGGATCTCTGCAGCTGACCTATATCTCCAAG GTCAGCATCGCCACCCCGAAACAGAAGCCAAAAACTCCCTTCTGCTTTG TTATCAACGCTTTATCTCAGCGCTACTTCTTACAAGCCAGTGATCAGAAGGACCTGCAGGACTGGGTGGAGGCTCTGAACAGGGCCAGTAAGATCACG GTGCCGAAGGGCGGCAGtgtcccaccagctgctgagaTCACGAAGCCTCCAGTGGTGCCCCAGGCCCAGGAGAGGAAGCCCCAGGTTGCCTACAAAACTGAGATCATCGGGGGAGTGGTGGTCCACACCCCCATCTCCATCAACCAG AATGGGGGGAGCGGAGGGGAGGGCAGCGACGTGGCCGCCCACCCGCTGCTGCGGCGCTCGCAGAGCTACATCCCCAGCTCGGGGGCCAAgccccccgccgggccccccgTCCTCAAGAGCGGCTTCTGCGTCAAGCAGGGGAATGTG aggaagagctggaagcgCCGGTACTTCGTTCTGGATGAATTTTCCATCAGTTACTACAAGTGTGAGCAG GACAAGGAGCCCTTGCGTTCAATTCTCCTGAAGGACGTCTGCAAGACCCACGAGTGCCTGGTCAAATCTGG TGACCTCCTGATGCGAGACAACCTCTTTGAAATCATAACGAGCTCCAGGACCTTCTACATCCAG GCAGACAGCCCCGAGGACATGTACAGCTGGATCCAAACAATCTCAGGGGCAGTCCAGGCCCTGAAGACCCGCCCAAGG GAGATGTCCTTCATGAGATCCAGCTCCATGGCCCGGCCCGGGGGGTCCCCGGCCCCCTCCCAGCAGCGGCAGGTGATGGAGGAGCGGCGGGCGCTGTGCAAAgccccctccagctcctcctggcagccctggaCGCCGGTGCCGCGGGCAGAGGGGAAGCAGCCGGTGTCGGAGGAGCTGCCCCGGGCGCTGAGGGACTCCTTGTTCCTGCCGGCATTCCCGGAGCGCGATGCCGGAGCCGCGCCGGGCAAGCGCCTGCGGCACAAGTCGGAGCCGCAGCATCTCAAGGAGAAGCCGTTTCCCTTCGACCTGGATGATGAAAGCATCCGGACCTCCGATGTATGA
- the TM2D2 gene encoding TM2 domain-containing protein 2 isoform X1 — MAPRRGGPVGYALLCGQAVLLLGNLLLLHGASRGAPRNSSEPEESAPGPPAASWAYTDPRAPLVLCTYLPEEFVECEEPVDHGGNATAQQELGHGCVKVHRTLFHNHSALLVFPGLLRSGSFLPGPHRDGSGEAADPGGAGDLVVCGSDPPHHRGADAQRRQQLVHRVLRGQGWPERAAASVQGRGWILCCPTGLGNRLLCLSSSIRRSCLHTRGFTKL, encoded by the exons ATggcgccgcggcggggcggcccggtGGGCTACGCGCTGCTGTGCGGCCAGGCCGTGCTGCTGCTCGgcaacctgctgctgctgcacggCGCCTCCCGCGGGGCCCCCCGCAACAGCTCCGAGCCCGAGGAGTCTGCCCCGGGGCCTCCCGCCGCCTCCTGGGCCTACACCGACCCGCGGGCGCCGCTCGTGCTCTGCACCTACCT TCCCGAGGAGTTCGTGGAGTGCGAGGAGCCGGTGGATCACGGCGGGAACGCCACGGcgcagcaggagctgggccaCGGCTGCGTGAAG GTACACCGGACATTATTTCATAACCACTCTGCTCTACTCGTTTTTCCTGGGTTGCTTCGGAGTGGATCGTTTCTGCCTGGGCCACACCGGGACGGCAGTGGGGAAGCTGCTGaccctgggggggctggggatcTGGTGGTTTGTGGATCTGATCCTCCTCATCACCGGGGGGCTGATGCCCAGCGACGGCAGCAACTGGTGCACCGTGTACTGagggggcagggctggcctgagagagcagcagcatctgtgcagggcaggggaTGGATCCTCTGCTGTCCCACAGGACTGGGAAACAGGCTCCTCTGCTTGTCCAGCAGCATCAGAAGATCCTGCCTTCACACACGTGGATTTACAAAGCTGTAA
- the TM2D2 gene encoding TM2 domain-containing protein 2 isoform X2 has translation MAPRRGGPVGYALLCGQAVLLLGNLLLLHGASRGAPRNSSEPEESAPGPPAASWAYTDPRAPLVLCTYLPEEFVECEEPVDHGGNATAQQELGHGCVKFGGQAYGEVDHTRVQCRALDGIECAEPRSFLRGGRPCVKYTGHYFITTLLYSFFLGCFGVDRFCLGHTGTAVGKLLTLGGLGIWWFVDLILLITGGLMPSDGSNWCTVY, from the exons ATggcgccgcggcggggcggcccggtGGGCTACGCGCTGCTGTGCGGCCAGGCCGTGCTGCTGCTCGgcaacctgctgctgctgcacggCGCCTCCCGCGGGGCCCCCCGCAACAGCTCCGAGCCCGAGGAGTCTGCCCCGGGGCCTCCCGCCGCCTCCTGGGCCTACACCGACCCGCGGGCGCCGCTCGTGCTCTGCACCTACCT TCCCGAGGAGTTCGTGGAGTGCGAGGAGCCGGTGGATCACGGCGGGAACGCCACGGcgcagcaggagctgggccaCGGCTGCGTGAAG TTCGGCGGACAGGCCTACGGCGAGGTGGACCACACGCGGGTGCAGTGCCGGGCGCTGGACGGCATCGAGTGCGCCGAGCCGCGGAGCTTCCTGCGGGGCGGCCGGCCCTGCGTCAA GTACACCGGACATTATTTCATAACCACTCTGCTCTACTCGTTTTTCCTGGGTTGCTTCGGAGTGGATCGTTTCTGCCTGGGCCACACCGGGACGGCAGTGGGGAAGCTGCTGaccctgggggggctggggatcTGGTGGTTTGTGGATCTGATCCTCCTCATCACCGGGGGGCTGATGCCCAGCGACGGCAGCAACTGGTGCACCGTGTACTGa